A region of Pyxidicoccus parkwaysis DNA encodes the following proteins:
- a CDS encoding amino acid adenylation domain-containing protein has translation MSETQGFRCSPQQRRLFVDGRGAAACVQGVVTLQGTLREDALRGALEDVVARHDILRMTFHRVPGMAWPVQSVAEEARLAWRTVPVASHGSEAKQLEDVAREERAREIPPSEGPVLRAALVARGGARHSLVLTLPAPCADRRTLELLMRETGRAYEARVTRLLADDAEVLSYLQYADLQNELEEQQDEDPRKDFWRQDRARRATPPRLPFRGMPSTGAELARVTEVVLQGRDAVAALDGVSARHGASPEAFLLACWQSLLARLTETQDVVVACAFDGRCYEETESALGAFGRWLPVAARVTAQRPLRELAADNARLLETLTDAQEAFPESDTLDEAWRAVGFEAFTWPEPLTAAGLGLSLEGFTPARDRCELKLVCARRPEGLVAEVHHDASAYPGDTAARLVHGFARLLGSALRTPEIPLGTLELLTPRDREEQLGAFQRPATPFARNRTVHELVTQEAARAPEAPAVVFRDGSLTYRMLEARANAIAARLRALGVGNESCVALRAGRSLDLIPAILGIMKAGGTYLPIDPSEPAERTVLMLEDAKVRVLLVDASLRDAQPRGPWTVETLEHALEAPAAPLPPGGTTGASAAYVIYTSGSTGRPKGVVVEHVSLVNYLSWVNEELLGGRIDWIPSLSRMSFDASMKQLLAPLLRGAAVWLLPDDILKDPVALLSEVAMRQRVAINCVPALWHAILDHLERTPGHPAVKSITHALVGGEALSAQLVKRSCAVLPGLELINLYGPTETTANASFARIRESEPITVGRAVANTRLYVVDEHGTLLPLGVSGELWVGGESVARGYLHDASRTAERFIPDAFSARPGARLYNTGDRARYTPDGRIELLGRVDHQVKIRGFRVEPGEIASVLREHPSVHEAVVVASKDDAGTVGLVAYVEPAPGHTPGVEELRALARAKLPDYMVPASLMVLTALPRHATGKVDYKALPSPSSQSDRAPYEAPRNDVERLLTGLWARVLRVERVGIHDNFFMLGGNSIQSIEANYLANQAGLPLTPRLILQHQTIAELAKAVEGLERKPPAPAAAPAGTPLAQAPAVRPAAAERFRPFPMTDLQQAYWVGRRAVFELGDIGPSSYIELDFQDLDVARLERAWQLLVERHDMLRAVVLPDGQFQVLEAVPPYRIEVLDLGATSAEEQARELDAIRQRMAHQVLRPDTWPLFEVRASRLSGGRVRVHVSRDLLISDVRSSQLLLAELDRLFMDPRTPLPPIGFTFRDYAVALSEPDTAERRAAEAYWRPRLSTLPEPPPLPTLENPRAQGPARFTNRKALLDAQDWARLKDRAARAGMTPSAVLCTAFADVLATWSSASRFTLTLMYSDRRPLHPDVARVVGNFSSTLLLEVDASAATFEARAHALQARLWEDLEHASFNGVRAVRELNALQGGHGRAAIPIVFSSGIPLTAGKASEPAAASHLTSPERLTVAHASVQTPQVMLEAVVHQVGEDLQLFWNAREDRFPPGLLDDMFGAFLAHVRALTGDEAHWRDTRRSRVPDAQLRLLARGNETQGTLAPGLLHEPFLAQARQRPASIAVLAPDRSLTYADLQDRARRVATALRAKGARPGQFVAVVMEKHWAQVVAVLGALQAGTAYIPLDPSQPTERLHYILANAGVRHVLTTASTEARVSWPAGIERLSVDGDTLADVSGEAPSPGIGPESLAYVIYTSGSTGQPKGVMISHRGALNTVIDINERFDVGPGDRVLALSSLGFDLSVYDIFGTLAAGGTLVMPEAAPTPEPGRWLARLIEERVTILNAVPALVELLVEQAEATGARGLGALRLVLMSGDWIPLTLPDRIRALQPSACPISLGGATEASIWSVIYPIGQVDRAWSSIPYGRPLRNQRVHVLDEALEPCPVWARGMIYLAGVGLAEGYLGDEAKTRAAFVRCPRTGERLYRTGDLGRWLPSGDVEILGREDFQVKLQGYRVELAEIEAALAQSSEVAAAAVAAVGEARGARRLVGFVVPAKGVELTPARLTELARTRLPEYMVPATFVLLPSLPLTSNGKIDRKALAAWQVDTRPQLQDAPSPARDALEAALVRIWAGLLGVEVVSIHQGFFALGGNSLLALRLMARIERELGVRLPLSVLFEAPTIAHIASALRREQAAVAWSPLVPFVEGGKAAPFFWVHPVGGGVLCFAELSRHLGEERPVYAFEARGLEGTLAPLERIEAMATLYLEALRKRQPTGPYLLGGWSMGALIALEMAQQLEAQGERTECVVMLDPPAARTLAASSPESPEQLLRMFASDLGRTAGQRLLEDASPGALPAEALFTRFLEEARARGVLPAELGAEQVRRLLGVFSAHIAGLRAYVPRPYRGPVLLLRAAPQGPEDEGVRGWTRLLSALTVQTVPGDHYTMMREPHARTVASVLRSRIATEGRTA, from the coding sequence ATGTCAGAGACCCAGGGGTTTCGGTGTTCGCCGCAGCAGCGGCGGCTGTTCGTGGATGGCAGGGGCGCAGCCGCGTGCGTGCAGGGCGTGGTGACGCTCCAGGGGACCCTGCGCGAGGACGCGCTGCGGGGCGCACTCGAGGACGTCGTCGCCCGACATGACATCCTGCGGATGACCTTCCACCGTGTTCCCGGCATGGCGTGGCCCGTGCAGTCCGTGGCCGAGGAGGCGCGGCTGGCGTGGCGCACGGTGCCGGTGGCCTCCCACGGGAGCGAGGCGAAGCAATTGGAGGACGTGGCGCGCGAGGAGCGAGCCCGCGAAATCCCTCCGTCCGAGGGCCCGGTGCTGCGCGCGGCGCTGGTCGCGCGAGGAGGTGCGCGGCACTCCCTGGTCCTGACGCTGCCGGCGCCCTGCGCGGACCGGCGAACGCTCGAGCTCCTGATGCGGGAGACCGGCCGGGCCTACGAGGCGCGCGTCACGCGGCTCCTGGCCGACGACGCGGAGGTGCTCTCCTATCTCCAGTACGCGGACCTCCAGAACGAGCTGGAGGAGCAGCAGGACGAGGACCCGCGGAAGGACTTCTGGCGGCAGGACCGCGCGCGCCGGGCCACGCCTCCGCGCCTGCCGTTCCGGGGCATGCCCTCCACGGGCGCCGAGCTCGCCCGCGTCACGGAGGTCGTCCTTCAGGGGCGCGACGCGGTGGCCGCGCTGGACGGCGTCTCGGCGCGCCACGGGGCCTCGCCGGAGGCGTTCCTGCTCGCCTGCTGGCAGTCGCTCCTCGCCCGCCTCACCGAGACGCAGGACGTCGTCGTGGCCTGTGCCTTCGACGGGCGCTGCTACGAGGAGACGGAGTCGGCGCTCGGGGCCTTCGGCCGCTGGCTTCCGGTGGCCGCGCGCGTGACGGCGCAGCGTCCGCTGCGGGAGCTGGCCGCCGACAACGCGCGCCTGCTGGAGACGCTCACCGATGCCCAGGAGGCCTTCCCCGAGTCGGACACGCTGGATGAGGCGTGGCGGGCGGTGGGCTTCGAGGCATTCACCTGGCCCGAGCCCCTGACCGCCGCGGGCCTCGGCCTGAGCCTGGAGGGATTCACCCCCGCGAGGGACCGCTGTGAGCTGAAGCTCGTCTGTGCCCGGCGCCCGGAGGGCCTCGTCGCCGAGGTGCACCACGATGCCAGCGCCTACCCCGGGGACACCGCCGCGCGGCTGGTGCACGGGTTCGCGAGGCTCCTCGGGTCCGCGCTCCGGACGCCCGAAATCCCCCTCGGCACGCTCGAGCTGCTCACCCCGCGAGATCGCGAGGAACAGCTCGGTGCGTTCCAGCGTCCCGCCACGCCGTTCGCGCGGAACCGGACCGTGCACGAGCTCGTCACGCAGGAGGCGGCGCGCGCGCCCGAGGCGCCCGCGGTCGTCTTCCGGGACGGCTCGCTGACCTACCGCATGCTGGAGGCCCGGGCGAACGCGATTGCCGCCCGCCTGCGCGCGCTCGGTGTGGGAAACGAGTCGTGCGTGGCGCTGCGGGCCGGACGCTCGCTCGACCTCATCCCGGCCATCCTGGGCATCATGAAGGCCGGGGGCACGTACCTGCCCATCGACCCGTCCGAGCCCGCGGAGCGCACGGTGCTCATGCTGGAGGACGCGAAGGTGCGCGTCCTGCTGGTGGACGCCTCGCTCCGGGATGCCCAGCCGCGAGGCCCCTGGACGGTAGAGACGCTGGAGCACGCGCTCGAAGCGCCCGCCGCGCCCCTGCCCCCGGGTGGTACCACGGGCGCGAGCGCCGCCTATGTCATCTACACCTCGGGCTCCACGGGCCGCCCCAAGGGCGTCGTCGTGGAGCACGTGAGCCTCGTCAACTACCTGTCCTGGGTGAACGAGGAGCTGCTCGGCGGGCGCATCGACTGGATACCGTCGCTCTCGCGCATGTCCTTCGATGCGTCCATGAAGCAGCTCCTCGCCCCGCTGCTCCGGGGCGCCGCAGTCTGGCTGCTCCCGGATGACATCCTCAAGGACCCGGTGGCCCTGCTGAGCGAGGTCGCCATGCGCCAGCGGGTGGCCATCAACTGCGTGCCCGCCCTCTGGCACGCCATCCTGGACCACCTGGAGCGCACGCCCGGGCACCCGGCGGTGAAGAGCATCACGCACGCGCTCGTGGGCGGTGAAGCGCTCTCCGCCCAGCTCGTCAAGCGCTCGTGCGCGGTGCTGCCCGGGCTGGAGCTCATCAACCTCTACGGCCCCACGGAGACCACGGCCAACGCCAGCTTCGCGCGCATCCGAGAGAGTGAGCCCATCACCGTGGGCCGCGCCGTGGCGAACACGCGCCTCTACGTGGTGGACGAGCACGGCACCCTGCTGCCCCTCGGCGTTTCCGGCGAGCTGTGGGTCGGCGGCGAGAGCGTCGCGCGTGGGTACCTCCACGACGCCTCGCGGACGGCGGAGCGGTTCATCCCGGATGCGTTCTCCGCGCGGCCCGGCGCCCGGCTCTACAATACGGGAGACCGAGCGCGCTACACGCCGGACGGGCGCATCGAGCTGCTCGGCCGCGTGGACCACCAGGTGAAGATTCGCGGCTTCCGGGTGGAGCCGGGGGAGATTGCCTCCGTCCTCCGCGAGCATCCCTCCGTGCACGAGGCCGTGGTCGTGGCCAGCAAGGACGACGCAGGCACCGTGGGGCTCGTGGCCTATGTGGAGCCCGCCCCGGGCCACACGCCCGGAGTGGAGGAGCTGCGGGCCTTGGCGCGCGCGAAGCTCCCCGACTACATGGTGCCGGCCTCGCTGATGGTGCTCACCGCCCTCCCGCGCCACGCCACCGGTAAGGTGGACTACAAGGCGCTGCCGTCGCCTTCGAGCCAGAGCGACCGCGCGCCCTACGAGGCGCCCCGGAACGACGTCGAGCGCCTGCTGACCGGCCTCTGGGCCCGGGTGCTCCGCGTCGAGCGGGTGGGCATCCACGACAACTTCTTCATGCTCGGCGGCAACTCCATCCAGAGCATCGAGGCCAACTACCTGGCCAACCAGGCCGGGCTGCCGCTCACGCCCCGGCTCATCCTCCAGCATCAGACCATCGCGGAGCTGGCGAAGGCCGTGGAGGGCCTGGAGCGCAAGCCTCCGGCGCCCGCTGCCGCGCCCGCTGGCACCCCGCTGGCCCAGGCTCCGGCGGTGCGGCCCGCGGCGGCCGAGCGCTTCCGTCCCTTCCCCATGACCGACCTCCAGCAGGCGTACTGGGTGGGCCGGCGCGCCGTGTTCGAGCTGGGGGACATCGGGCCGTCGAGCTACATCGAGCTCGACTTCCAGGACCTGGACGTTGCGCGCCTGGAGCGCGCGTGGCAGCTCCTCGTCGAGCGCCACGACATGCTTCGGGCCGTGGTGCTGCCGGACGGGCAGTTCCAGGTGCTGGAGGCGGTTCCGCCCTACCGCATCGAGGTGCTCGACCTCGGCGCCACCTCCGCCGAGGAGCAGGCGCGCGAGCTCGACGCCATCCGCCAGCGCATGGCGCACCAGGTGCTGCGCCCGGACACGTGGCCGCTGTTCGAGGTCCGCGCCTCCCGCCTCTCCGGCGGCAGGGTCCGGGTGCACGTCAGCCGGGACCTCCTCATCTCCGATGTGCGCAGCTCGCAGCTCCTGCTCGCGGAGCTGGACCGGCTCTTCATGGACCCGAGGACGCCGCTGCCGCCCATCGGCTTCACCTTCCGTGACTACGCGGTGGCGCTCAGCGAGCCCGACACGGCGGAGCGCCGCGCGGCCGAGGCGTACTGGCGCCCGCGGCTGTCCACCCTGCCCGAGCCGCCCCCGCTGCCCACGCTGGAGAACCCGCGCGCGCAGGGGCCCGCGCGCTTCACCAACCGGAAGGCCCTGCTCGACGCGCAGGACTGGGCCCGGCTGAAGGACCGCGCGGCCCGCGCGGGCATGACTCCGTCCGCGGTGCTGTGCACGGCCTTCGCCGACGTGCTCGCCACGTGGTCCAGCGCCTCGCGGTTCACCCTCACCCTCATGTACTCGGACCGCCGGCCCCTCCACCCGGACGTGGCCCGCGTGGTGGGCAACTTCAGCTCCACCCTGTTGCTGGAGGTGGATGCGAGCGCGGCCACCTTCGAGGCACGGGCCCATGCACTCCAGGCGCGGCTCTGGGAGGACCTGGAGCACGCCAGCTTCAACGGCGTTCGCGCGGTGCGGGAGCTCAACGCCCTGCAGGGAGGCCACGGGCGCGCGGCCATTCCCATCGTGTTCTCCAGCGGCATCCCGCTGACCGCGGGCAAGGCCTCCGAGCCCGCTGCGGCGTCGCACCTCACGAGCCCCGAGCGGCTGACGGTGGCCCACGCCAGCGTGCAGACGCCCCAGGTGATGCTCGAGGCCGTCGTGCACCAGGTGGGAGAGGACCTCCAGCTCTTCTGGAACGCGCGCGAGGACCGATTCCCCCCGGGCCTGCTCGACGACATGTTCGGCGCGTTCCTCGCCCATGTCCGGGCCCTCACGGGTGACGAGGCCCACTGGCGCGACACGCGGCGCTCGCGAGTGCCGGACGCGCAGCTCCGGCTGCTGGCCCGCGGCAATGAGACGCAGGGCACGCTCGCCCCGGGGTTGCTCCACGAGCCCTTCCTCGCCCAGGCCCGCCAGCGTCCCGCGTCCATCGCCGTCCTCGCGCCGGACCGCTCGCTGACGTACGCGGACCTCCAGGACCGGGCCCGGCGCGTGGCCACGGCGCTCCGCGCGAAGGGCGCGCGGCCCGGGCAGTTCGTGGCGGTGGTAATGGAGAAGCACTGGGCCCAGGTGGTCGCGGTGCTCGGCGCGCTCCAGGCGGGCACGGCCTACATCCCGCTCGACCCGTCCCAGCCCACGGAGCGGCTGCACTACATCCTCGCCAACGCCGGGGTCCGCCACGTGCTGACCACGGCCTCAACGGAGGCGCGGGTGTCCTGGCCGGCGGGCATCGAGCGACTGAGCGTGGACGGCGACACGCTCGCGGACGTGTCCGGCGAGGCGCCGTCCCCCGGCATCGGCCCCGAGTCGCTCGCCTACGTCATCTACACGTCCGGCTCCACGGGCCAGCCCAAGGGCGTGATGATCAGCCACCGCGGCGCGCTCAACACCGTCATCGACATCAACGAGCGCTTCGACGTCGGCCCCGGGGACCGGGTGCTGGCGCTGTCCTCGCTCGGCTTCGACCTGTCCGTCTACGACATCTTCGGGACGCTGGCCGCGGGAGGAACCCTCGTCATGCCCGAGGCCGCCCCCACGCCCGAGCCGGGGCGCTGGCTGGCGCGCCTCATCGAAGAGCGGGTGACAATCCTGAACGCCGTGCCCGCGCTCGTGGAGCTGCTCGTCGAGCAGGCCGAGGCCACGGGGGCCCGCGGGCTCGGGGCGCTGCGGCTGGTGTTGATGAGCGGAGACTGGATTCCGCTCACGCTGCCGGACCGCATCCGCGCGCTCCAGCCCTCGGCGTGCCCCATCAGCCTGGGCGGCGCGACCGAGGCCTCCATCTGGTCCGTTATCTACCCCATCGGACAGGTGGACCGCGCGTGGTCGAGCATTCCGTATGGCCGGCCGCTGCGGAACCAGCGCGTCCACGTGCTCGATGAAGCGCTGGAGCCATGCCCCGTCTGGGCCCGGGGGATGATCTACCTGGCGGGCGTGGGGCTCGCGGAGGGCTACCTGGGCGACGAGGCGAAGACGCGCGCCGCCTTCGTCCGGTGTCCGCGCACCGGCGAGCGCCTCTACCGCACAGGCGACCTGGGGCGCTGGCTGCCGAGCGGAGACGTGGAGATCCTCGGCCGCGAGGACTTCCAGGTGAAGCTCCAGGGCTACCGCGTGGAGCTCGCCGAGATAGAAGCGGCCCTGGCCCAATCCTCCGAGGTGGCGGCCGCGGCCGTGGCCGCCGTGGGAGAGGCCCGGGGGGCTCGGCGGCTGGTGGGCTTCGTCGTCCCCGCGAAGGGCGTGGAGCTCACCCCCGCGCGGCTCACGGAGCTCGCGAGGACGCGGTTGCCCGAGTACATGGTGCCGGCGACCTTCGTCCTGCTGCCCTCACTGCCGCTCACGTCCAACGGGAAGATCGACCGCAAGGCGCTCGCGGCCTGGCAGGTGGACACGCGGCCCCAGCTCCAGGACGCGCCGTCCCCCGCGCGCGATGCCCTGGAGGCCGCGCTGGTGCGCATCTGGGCCGGGCTGCTCGGGGTGGAGGTCGTGAGCATCCACCAGGGGTTCTTCGCGCTGGGCGGCAACTCGCTGCTAGCGCTGAGGCTCATGGCGCGCATCGAGCGTGAGCTCGGCGTCCGCCTGCCCCTGTCGGTCCTCTTCGAGGCCCCCACCATCGCGCACATCGCCTCGGCGCTGCGGCGCGAGCAGGCGGCGGTGGCGTGGTCGCCCCTGGTGCCGTTCGTGGAGGGAGGAAAGGCCGCGCCCTTCTTCTGGGTGCACCCCGTCGGCGGAGGCGTCCTGTGCTTCGCGGAGCTCTCGCGGCACCTCGGGGAGGAACGGCCGGTGTACGCCTTCGAGGCCCGCGGGCTCGAGGGAACGCTGGCGCCGCTCGAGCGCATCGAGGCCATGGCCACCCTGTACCTGGAGGCCCTGCGCAAGCGGCAGCCCACCGGCCCCTATCTCCTGGGCGGCTGGTCCATGGGGGCGCTGATTGCCCTGGAGATGGCGCAGCAGCTCGAAGCCCAGGGGGAGCGGACCGAGTGCGTCGTCATGCTCGATCCTCCGGCGGCGCGCACCCTCGCGGCCTCCAGCCCGGAGAGCCCGGAGCAGCTCCTGCGGATGTTCGCCTCGGACCTGGGCCGCACGGCGGGACAGCGGCTGCTGGAGGACGCGTCGCCAGGCGCGCTTCCGGCGGAGGCGCTCTTCACGCGCTTCCTGGAGGAGGCCCGCGCCCGGGGCGTGCTCCCCGCGGAGCTGGGCGCCGAGCAGGTCCGGCGGCTGCTGGGCGTCTTCAGCGCGCACATCGCCGGCCTGCGCGCCTATGTGCCCCGCCCCTATCGTGGGCCCGTCCTGCTGCTCCGGGCGGCGCCGCAGGGCCCCGAGGACGAGGGGGTGCGTGGCTGGACGCGGCTGCTGTCCGCGCTCACCGTGCAGACCGTTCCCGGTGACCACTACACGATGATGCGGGAGCCCCACGCGCGCACGGTCGCGTCGGTGCTCCGCTCGCGCATCGCAACGGAAGGGAGGACCGCGTGA
- a CDS encoding alpha/beta fold hydrolase gives MKTEQLRHALAGVPEATRERFIAFHEQNPVRRLDVGGHTLEYIAFGRGDRVILHLPGLLSNADAAVYLVPLADRARILSVTYLPTSDTGAQLQAFLRLLDAEHVSRAAVLGQTLGGHLAQCFTGAHPDRVSELVVAHAGLPLREEIQMRQVNLLYGLMHGVPFPLIRQVLTRPLLAGVQRAGQHPDIEPGQAALIQAYFALRQAKLDRRTTLARYGLLRDVARVFPEKYRAGLASWPGRTLVMYSRGQWCNEHHVARMRELLTGLTAHTQDAGAHWNLYLLPEASSRLVGNFLGLPEAREKRGLAT, from the coding sequence GTGAAGACCGAACAGCTCAGACACGCTCTCGCCGGAGTGCCGGAGGCCACGCGGGAGCGGTTCATCGCCTTCCACGAACAGAACCCGGTGCGGCGCCTCGACGTGGGAGGCCACACGCTCGAGTACATCGCCTTCGGCCGGGGCGACCGCGTCATCCTTCATCTGCCCGGCCTGCTCAGCAATGCCGATGCGGCTGTGTACCTGGTCCCGCTGGCGGACCGGGCCCGCATCCTGTCCGTGACGTACCTCCCCACCTCGGACACGGGCGCGCAGCTCCAGGCGTTCCTCCGGCTGCTCGACGCCGAGCACGTCTCACGGGCCGCCGTGCTGGGCCAGACGCTCGGGGGCCACCTGGCCCAGTGCTTCACGGGCGCCCATCCGGACCGTGTCTCCGAATTGGTGGTGGCCCACGCGGGGCTGCCGCTGCGCGAGGAGATCCAGATGCGGCAGGTGAACCTCCTGTACGGGCTCATGCACGGGGTGCCCTTCCCGCTCATCCGCCAGGTGCTCACGCGACCCCTGTTGGCGGGGGTGCAGCGGGCGGGGCAGCACCCGGACATCGAGCCGGGCCAGGCCGCGCTCATCCAGGCGTACTTCGCGCTCCGCCAGGCGAAGCTGGACCGGCGCACGACCCTCGCGCGCTATGGCCTGCTGCGCGACGTCGCCCGCGTCTTCCCGGAGAAGTACCGCGCCGGGCTCGCCTCCTGGCCCGGGCGGACACTCGTGATGTACAGCCGGGGCCAGTGGTGCAACGAGCATCACGTCGCCCGGATGCGCGAGCTCCTCACCGGCCTGACGGCGCACACCCAGGATGCGGGCGCGCACTGGAACCTGTACCTGCTGCCCGAAGCGAGCTCACGCCTCGTCGGAAACTTCCTGGGCCTCCCCGAAGCCAGGGAGAAACGAGGCCTCGCCACCTGA
- a CDS encoding ribonuclease H-like domain-containing protein, with product MLQRTFQHIPGVGPWREKDLWSRGIRTWDDFPAAGTGVAISKKTDDIARARIAEAREALERKDLRKLAELIPPREHWRLYPAFQDDAVYFDIETDGKDAQAPTVVSLFDSAGLHVFIQGRNMDALPEAMAERRLWVTFNGSCFDVPVLRDYFGPARFPVPEAHIDLRFVTRRLGIGGGLKEIEAKIGAERPPHLKGVNGYDAVLLWRAYLRRGDVEALRFLVEYNLYDSFQLRTLMDFTYNRGADELNLDVPRVPVFDRGDVLYDVSKIILDLGPTARDLDTLARVRAMEQDS from the coding sequence ATGCTGCAGCGGACGTTCCAGCACATCCCCGGCGTGGGGCCCTGGCGCGAGAAGGACCTGTGGTCCCGAGGCATCCGGACCTGGGACGACTTCCCGGCGGCCGGCACCGGGGTGGCCATCAGCAAGAAGACGGACGACATCGCCCGGGCGCGGATTGCCGAGGCGCGTGAGGCGCTGGAGCGGAAGGATTTGCGCAAGCTGGCGGAGCTGATTCCGCCGCGTGAGCACTGGCGGCTGTACCCGGCGTTCCAGGACGACGCCGTGTATTTCGACATCGAGACGGACGGGAAGGACGCGCAGGCGCCCACGGTGGTGAGCCTGTTCGACTCGGCCGGGCTGCACGTGTTCATCCAGGGCCGGAACATGGACGCGCTGCCGGAGGCAATGGCGGAGCGGCGGCTGTGGGTGACGTTCAACGGCTCGTGCTTCGACGTGCCGGTGCTGCGGGACTACTTCGGGCCGGCGCGCTTCCCGGTGCCGGAGGCGCACATCGACTTGCGCTTCGTCACGCGGCGGCTGGGCATTGGCGGCGGGCTGAAGGAAATCGAGGCGAAGATTGGCGCCGAGCGGCCGCCGCACCTGAAGGGCGTCAACGGGTACGACGCGGTGCTGCTGTGGCGGGCGTACCTGCGCCGTGGGGACGTGGAGGCGCTGCGGTTCCTGGTCGAGTACAACCTGTATGACTCGTTCCAGCTCCGGACGCTGATGGACTTCACGTACAACCGCGGCGCGGACGAGCTGAACCTGGACGTGCCCCGCGTGCCCGTGTTCGACCGCGGGGACGTGCTCTACGACGTGAGCAAGATCATCCTGGACCTGGGGCCTACCGCGCGCGACCTGGATACGCTCGCGAGGGTGCGGGCCATGGAACAGGACTCCTGA
- a CDS encoding (deoxy)nucleoside triphosphate pyrophosphohydrolase, whose protein sequence is MTQKATRTVRVVAALIPRPEDGNRFLVQQRLPGGSRALLWEFPGGKVEPGETDEAALARECREELDVELSVGRRLWEGRHTYPDLTVELVLHAARLVAGEPKPLGAHTLAFLTPAEMQALPFCEADIPLLDDLVAGRLGSLD, encoded by the coding sequence GTGACGCAGAAGGCGACCAGGACGGTCCGCGTCGTCGCGGCGCTGATTCCGAGGCCCGAGGACGGCAACCGGTTCCTGGTGCAGCAGCGGCTCCCCGGCGGAAGCCGGGCCCTGCTGTGGGAGTTCCCCGGCGGCAAGGTGGAGCCGGGAGAGACGGACGAGGCCGCCCTGGCCCGCGAGTGCCGTGAAGAGCTGGACGTGGAGCTCTCCGTGGGCCGGCGGCTGTGGGAAGGCCGGCACACGTACCCGGACCTCACGGTGGAGTTGGTGCTCCATGCCGCGCGCCTCGTGGCCGGCGAGCCCAAGCCCCTGGGGGCCCACACCCTGGCGTTCCTGACGCCGGCGGAGATGCAGGCCCTGCCGTTCTGCGAGGCGGACATTCCGCTCCTGGACGACCTGGTGGCGGGAAGGCTGGGCTCGCTCGATTGA
- a CDS encoding outer membrane protein assembly factor BamB family protein yields MKERLLSWKRWLGGAAVAGLLGGCSTTSLATNPELPRSRTQPSASVFSVNWWAPLAPPARLEYAPREVASPAYDPDNKHVIALTRDGFVRAVGSDGKVKWSFHTPVRFNAGARVSDGVVYVPGGDGVLYALDSATGDVKWKYSAGESLATVPVVADGLVLVASQSDTLFAVKAADGVWAWQYRRDPPPGFTIRGASTPLVHEGTAYVGFSDGFVVALSLADGSATWEKALSGTGTEFLDVDTQPVINEAGHLFVASYKNGIYALEADTGDMLWNTAVGGVTSLLARGQMLFAAGDGRVDAYLADSGRLLWSLPLGERAAFAPVFAQGMLLVPIQRSLLFVDPRTGRSRVSWNPGSGITATPFVRGNQVYVLSNNGFLYALDVNGIRG; encoded by the coding sequence ATGAAGGAGCGGCTCTTGAGCTGGAAGCGTTGGCTGGGTGGCGCCGCGGTCGCGGGGCTTCTGGGCGGCTGCAGCACGACGTCGCTCGCTACGAATCCGGAGCTGCCGCGGTCCCGCACGCAGCCTTCGGCGAGCGTCTTCTCGGTGAACTGGTGGGCGCCGCTGGCCCCGCCCGCACGGCTGGAGTACGCGCCGCGCGAGGTGGCGTCTCCGGCGTACGACCCGGACAACAAGCACGTCATCGCGCTCACGCGGGACGGCTTCGTCCGGGCCGTGGGCTCGGACGGCAAGGTGAAGTGGTCCTTCCACACGCCCGTCCGCTTCAACGCGGGCGCGCGGGTGAGCGACGGCGTCGTCTACGTGCCGGGCGGTGACGGCGTGCTGTACGCGCTGGACTCGGCCACGGGCGACGTGAAGTGGAAGTACTCCGCGGGCGAGTCGCTGGCCACGGTGCCCGTGGTGGCGGACGGCCTGGTGCTGGTGGCCTCGCAGAGCGACACGCTCTTCGCGGTGAAGGCCGCGGACGGCGTGTGGGCCTGGCAGTACCGGAGAGATCCGCCGCCGGGCTTCACCATCCGTGGCGCTTCCACGCCCCTGGTGCACGAGGGCACGGCCTACGTCGGCTTCTCGGATGGCTTCGTGGTGGCGCTGAGCCTCGCGGACGGCAGCGCCACCTGGGAGAAGGCGCTGTCCGGCACGGGCACCGAGTTCCTGGACGTGGACACGCAGCCGGTCATCAACGAGGCCGGGCACCTGTTCGTGGCCTCGTACAAGAACGGCATCTACGCGCTCGAGGCGGACACGGGCGACATGCTGTGGAACACGGCGGTGGGCGGCGTGACGTCGCTGCTGGCGCGGGGGCAGATGCTCTTCGCCGCGGGCGACGGCCGGGTGGACGCCTACCTGGCGGACAGCGGCCGGCTGCTCTGGTCGCTCCCCCTGGGGGAACGGGCGGCCTTCGCTCCGGTGTTCGCCCAGGGAATGCTGCTCGTGCCGATTCAGCGCTCGCTGTTGTTCGTGGACCCGAGGACGGGCCGGTCTCGGGTGTCCTGGAACCCGGGCTCCGGCATCACCGCGACGCCCTTCGTCCGGGGCAATCAGGTGTACGTGCTGTCCAACAACGGCTTCCTGTACGCCCTGGACGTGAACGGGATTCGCGGGTGA